A genome region from Deltaproteobacteria bacterium includes the following:
- a CDS encoding clan AA aspartic protease — translation MGVTKVTATITNLSKNFPSYESIFLVDTGAIDSMAPASELIKAGIQVEGKEVYELANGQPVEYPYGFARISFMGAETVTQVIFGPEDSEPILGVVALENTGIAVDPVSMSLKRMTAKPLK, via the coding sequence ATGGGAGTAACAAAAGTAACTGCGACGATTACCAATTTATCCAAGAATTTTCCTTCTTATGAATCTATCTTTCTGGTGGATACCGGGGCGATTGATAGCATGGCACCAGCCAGTGAGCTGATTAAGGCTGGTATCCAAGTGGAAGGAAAAGAGGTGTATGAATTGGCTAACGGCCAGCCCGTAGAATACCCCTATGGGTTTGCCAGGATTTCTTTTATGGGAGCGGAAACCGTGACTCAGGTCATATTCGGTCCTGAGGACTCTGAACCAATCCTCGGAGTTGTCGCTTTGGAAAATACGGGGATTGCTGTTGACCCCGTATCCATGAGCTTGAAAAGAATGACGGCTAAACCATTAAAATAA
- a CDS encoding RNA methyltransferase, with amino-acid sequence MVPDINFDHITIVLHQPRFAENIGASARAAWNMGFPHIILVNPEDTDWERMTKLSTHVARGLLEKMQSYSSLAEALAPFHYIVGTTARLGGQRKEIINPAQAARKIQSLGGQNRIALLFGPENRGLSNEELRFCHCTVNIPTASASSLNLAQGVLILCYEILLAHSDEKVRSVEFGVRSDQTLNLEISSSITPNSELRTPNSEHPLATSFELEGMYQHLSEVLQLMDFLDEQNPELWMMSLRRFFSRIGLYPQEVRMIRGICRQLRWLVTGHLKSNTRIER; translated from the coding sequence ATGGTTCCTGACATCAACTTCGACCATATCACCATCGTCCTGCACCAACCCCGTTTTGCGGAAAATATAGGGGCCTCGGCCCGGGCTGCCTGGAATATGGGCTTCCCGCATATCATCTTAGTCAATCCGGAAGATACAGACTGGGAACGGATGACCAAGCTTTCAACCCATGTGGCCCGGGGGCTTCTGGAAAAAATGCAAAGCTATTCCTCTCTGGCCGAGGCCCTGGCACCTTTCCACTATATTGTTGGAACAACGGCCCGTTTAGGAGGGCAGCGGAAAGAAATTATAAACCCTGCCCAGGCAGCCCGTAAAATTCAATCCCTTGGCGGTCAGAACCGTATTGCCCTCTTATTCGGCCCGGAAAACCGTGGACTCAGCAACGAAGAACTCCGCTTTTGCCATTGCACGGTCAATATCCCTACGGCTTCGGCCAGCTCTCTCAATCTGGCGCAGGGTGTTTTGATCCTTTGTTATGAAATCCTTCTGGCCCATAGTGATGAAAAAGTTCGGAGTGTTGAGTTCGGAGTTCGGAGTGATCAAACCCTAAACCTTGAAATCTCGTCATCCATCACTCCCAACTCCGAACTCCGAACTCCGAACTCCGAACATCCCCTGGCCACATCCTTCGAACTGGAGGGCATGTATCAGCACCTGTCGGAAGTCCTGCAGTTGATGGATTTTTTAGACGAACAGAACCCCGAACTCTGGATGATGAGCCTCAGGCGTTTTTTTTCCCGCATAGGGCTCTATCCTCAGGAGGTGCGCATGATCCGCGGTATCTGCCGCCAACTCAGATGGCTGGTCACCGGCCATCTAAAATCGAACACAAGGATTGAAAGGTAA
- a CDS encoding four helix bundle protein yields the protein MKRQPLINFRDLTVWQKAQPFVLVVFRYTELFLRNEIYELISQLRRAAISIVANMVKGFNSGSWLLNSGF from the coding sequence ATGAAAAGACAACCGTTAATAAATTTTAGAGATTTAACTGTCTGGCAGAAAGCCCAACCATTTGTTTTAGTAGTTTTCCGATACACTGAATTATTTCTCAGGAATGAAATATATGAATTGATATCACAGTTAAGAAGAGCCGCCATTTCCATCGTTGCGAATATGGTAAAGGGTTTCAATTCTGGCTCCTGGCTCCTGAATTCTGGATTCTAA
- a CDS encoding ABC transporter permease: MPFKPIILWTDALIYLLLAAGLIFGWVVRGREHLLAPWKRVAQNLNAMVSMVVLGGFLVVGLLDSVHFRPAIETGHKGGRSYAVEVLSLLDVMVQPLRRQTEKTYSAPFATHLYARETIEFPDGRQVRTFPRLRYGGAHLNNPDRDKTGDIALRGGAGALLAVLLWGLLGGVFLWHLARRRRIRFGTWVPLVFRGQSEVPWNACLLTLLGLLLLAAPTALLCTRYHVLGTDKVGQDVLYLALKSIRTGLVIGTLTTLVMLPFAVLLGIMAGYFRGWMDDLIQYVYTTLNSIPAVLLIAAAVLMTQVYMDTHPNLFETVSARADLRLLFLCIILGITSWTGLCRLLRGEALKLREMEYIQAAQAFGVSDLRIILRHILPNVMHIVLIALVMDFSGLVLAEAVLSYVGVGVDPSMISFGTMINSARLEMAREPMVWWSLAAAFGFMFLLVLCANLFSDAVRDAFDPRTQTRTVQLQILQTEKSGGSKEGNP; encoded by the coding sequence ATGCCCTTTAAACCGATCATACTCTGGACCGATGCCCTGATTTACCTGCTCCTGGCAGCCGGTCTCATCTTTGGCTGGGTGGTGCGGGGCCGCGAACACCTGCTGGCCCCTTGGAAACGGGTGGCCCAGAACCTGAATGCCATGGTGTCCATGGTCGTGTTGGGAGGGTTTCTGGTAGTCGGGCTGCTGGATTCGGTGCATTTTCGTCCGGCTATTGAAACCGGCCATAAAGGCGGGCGGTCCTATGCGGTTGAGGTCTTAAGTTTGCTGGATGTTATGGTCCAACCCCTGAGGAGACAGACTGAAAAAACCTACTCAGCCCCCTTCGCTACCCATCTTTATGCCCGGGAAACTATTGAGTTTCCCGATGGCCGTCAAGTGCGGACCTTCCCCCGTCTGCGTTATGGCGGGGCCCATCTCAATAACCCCGACCGGGATAAGACCGGTGACATCGCCTTGCGGGGCGGGGCCGGTGCGTTGCTGGCGGTTTTGCTCTGGGGGTTGCTCGGCGGTGTATTCTTGTGGCATCTTGCCCGGCGCCGCAGAATCCGTTTCGGCACCTGGGTACCTCTTGTCTTTCGAGGACAAAGCGAGGTTCCCTGGAACGCCTGCCTGCTGACACTACTGGGGCTCCTGCTCCTGGCGGCCCCTACCGCCTTGTTGTGTACCAGGTATCATGTTCTCGGGACCGATAAGGTCGGACAGGACGTGCTTTACCTGGCTTTGAAGAGCATCCGCACCGGTCTGGTGATCGGCACCCTGACCACACTGGTGATGCTGCCTTTTGCGGTCCTGTTGGGGATCATGGCCGGCTATTTCCGGGGCTGGATGGACGATCTGATCCAGTACGTCTATACCACGCTCAATTCCATACCTGCCGTGCTGCTGATTGCGGCGGCGGTGCTGATGACCCAGGTTTATATGGATACCCATCCCAACCTGTTTGAAACCGTCAGCGCCCGGGCCGATCTGCGTCTATTGTTCCTTTGCATTATCCTCGGGATTACCAGTTGGACGGGATTGTGCCGTCTGCTGCGCGGGGAGGCCCTGAAACTGCGGGAGATGGAATATATCCAGGCCGCCCAGGCCTTCGGCGTTTCCGACCTCCGGATCATCTTGCGCCATATTTTGCCGAACGTCATGCATATTGTTCTGATCGCCCTGGTCATGGATTTCTCCGGTCTGGTGTTGGCGGAGGCCGTACTGTCCTACGTAGGGGTGGGCGTTGATCCCTCGATGATCAGTTTCGGCACCATGATCAACAGTGCCCGCCTCGAAATGGCCCGGGAGCCCATGGTCTGGTGGTCGCTGGCCGCCGCCTTCGGCTTCATGTTTCTTCTGGTTTTGTGCGCCAATCTTTTTTCGGATGCGGTGCGGGACGCCTTTGATCCGCGGACGCAAACCCGGACGGTACAGCTTCAGATCCTTCAGACCGAAAAGTCAGGCGGCTCGAAAGAGGGAAATCCGTGA
- the mutM gene encoding bifunctional DNA-formamidopyrimidine glycosylase/DNA-(apurinic or apyrimidinic site) lyase, which produces MPELPEVETIVRRLRSDLTGLKIQKVQVFTPKILRSPEKLFIQTLTGSIIREIRRKGKLILFDLDLDRTLILHLKMTGQVLLEPASTPVDRHTHVIFDFLPPDFQLRYRDVRKFGFFDVIPAAPSGSNPFDGKVAPDPFEINAGQFARIIHSKKKAIKTLLLDQSLISGLGNIYVDESLFQAKIHPLTPASALSSDRIKNLHRIIRRVLRQAILKQGSTLRDYRRPDGTSGGFQNYHQVYGRTGLACPFCLSPIQKIRVCSRGTHFCASCQKL; this is translated from the coding sequence ATGCCCGAGCTGCCCGAAGTTGAAACCATTGTTCGCCGTCTTCGTTCGGATCTGACCGGCCTGAAGATTCAAAAAGTTCAAGTATTCACCCCTAAAATCCTTCGATCGCCCGAAAAGCTTTTCATCCAAACCCTGACCGGTAGCATCATACGGGAAATAAGGCGTAAAGGCAAGCTGATCCTTTTCGATCTTGATCTCGATAGGACCCTGATCCTCCATTTGAAAATGACCGGCCAGGTTTTACTGGAACCCGCGTCAACCCCTGTCGACCGCCACACCCATGTCATTTTTGATTTTTTGCCTCCGGATTTCCAGCTCCGATACCGAGATGTCAGGAAATTCGGCTTCTTTGATGTGATCCCGGCCGCGCCCTCCGGTTCAAACCCCTTTGACGGCAAGGTGGCCCCCGACCCTTTTGAAATCAACGCCGGTCAATTCGCCCGGATCATTCACTCTAAAAAAAAGGCCATTAAAACCCTTCTTCTGGATCAATCCCTGATCAGCGGATTAGGTAATATTTATGTGGATGAATCCTTATTTCAAGCCAAAATCCACCCCCTGACTCCGGCTTCGGCTCTATCTTCAGACCGGATTAAAAACCTCCATCGGATTATCCGGCGTGTTCTGAGGCAGGCGATTTTAAAACAAGGCTCCACCCTGAGAGATTACCGAAGGCCTGATGGAACCTCCGGTGGATTTCAAAACTATCATCAGGTCTATGGACGGACCGGCCTGGCCTGCCCCTTCTGCCTTTCCCCGATTCAAAAAATACGGGTGTGCAGTCGCGGCACTCATTTTTGTGCTTCCTGTCAAAAACTCTGA
- a CDS encoding dipeptide ABC transporter ATP-binding protein, with the protein MNRPLLAIDHLRSWIVTAGGIVRAVDDLSLDIRRGETFALLGESGCGKSMTALSIMRLLPEAGRIVGGTIRLDGFDLLTLPETEMRTIRGKRIGMIFQEPMLSLNPVMTIGNQVAEMLQQHTALRGETAAGRVKELLEAVGIPEATRRSKEYPFQFSGGMKQRVMIAMALACDPDLLIADEPTTALDVTTQAQILDLLQGFQKRAAMSILLITHDLGVVSEMAHRVAVMYAGEIVEKADRQRFFSGPAHPYSQKLFASLPARTKRDRSLAVIRGNVPPLTREFNGCRYAERCDFAWDRCRKEAPLWSEWSEGQGVRCHLYEKGTRDEARGMRHEARDEGEERGARDEAQGTRGELIPGQDNGSFILKVADLKIHFPIQKGFLKRTVGQVKAVDGVSFSIPPGKTLALVGESGCGKTTLGKGVLRLIPVTSGTILFQGIDLRTLKPAGMRPLRRELQIIFQDPYGSLNPRMRIMEIIEEGMAALGIGSGTEDRMARIGHLLEEVGLPAGIHYRYPHEFSGGQRQRIAIARALSVNPKLIVCDEPTSALDISVQAQILNLLKELQDGHGLSYLFITHNISVVEFLAHEVAVMYLGRIVEQGKVDEVLGNPRHPYTRALLSAVPVIDRDTKREVIRLQGDLPSPVNPPAGCHFHPRCTEAGPKCRTDYPAPNSSSPTHSVHCHLNSGS; encoded by the coding sequence GTGAACAGGCCCTTGCTCGCAATCGATCATCTCAGATCCTGGATCGTTACGGCCGGCGGGATTGTGCGGGCCGTGGACGATCTGTCACTTGACATCAGACGCGGGGAGACCTTCGCTTTGTTAGGAGAATCGGGTTGCGGAAAATCCATGACGGCCCTTTCCATCATGCGCCTGTTGCCGGAGGCCGGCCGGATTGTCGGCGGCACTATCCGGCTTGACGGGTTCGATCTTTTGACCTTGCCGGAAACGGAGATGCGTACTATCCGGGGGAAACGGATCGGCATGATCTTCCAGGAACCGATGCTGAGTCTGAATCCGGTGATGACCATCGGGAATCAGGTGGCCGAAATGCTCCAGCAACACACGGCCCTACGGGGGGAGACGGCCGCCGGCCGGGTGAAGGAATTGCTCGAGGCCGTGGGCATCCCCGAGGCGACCCGGCGCAGTAAGGAATACCCCTTCCAGTTTTCCGGAGGCATGAAACAGCGGGTGATGATCGCCATGGCCCTGGCCTGTGACCCGGACCTCTTGATCGCCGATGAGCCCACCACCGCTCTGGATGTTACCACCCAGGCCCAGATCCTCGATTTGTTACAGGGGTTTCAAAAGAGGGCCGCCATGTCCATCCTGCTCATTACCCACGATCTGGGGGTGGTCTCGGAGATGGCCCACCGGGTGGCGGTGATGTATGCCGGGGAAATAGTGGAAAAGGCCGATCGCCAGCGCTTTTTTTCCGGCCCGGCCCACCCTTATTCCCAAAAGCTTTTTGCCTCTCTACCGGCCCGGACCAAGCGGGACCGGTCCCTGGCCGTGATCAGGGGGAATGTGCCCCCCCTGACCCGTGAGTTCAATGGGTGCCGTTATGCTGAACGGTGTGATTTCGCCTGGGATCGTTGCCGAAAGGAAGCCCCTTTGTGGTCCGAATGGTCCGAAGGGCAGGGGGTGCGCTGTCATCTGTATGAAAAAGGCACGAGGGATGAGGCGCGAGGCATGAGGCACGAGGCACGAGACGAGGGGGAGGAAAGAGGTGCGAGGGATGAGGCACAAGGCACGAGAGGGGAGCTGATTCCCGGACAGGATAATGGTTCGTTTATCCTGAAGGTCGCGGATTTAAAGATCCATTTCCCTATCCAAAAGGGGTTTTTGAAGCGAACCGTTGGACAGGTCAAGGCCGTAGACGGGGTATCCTTTTCGATCCCCCCAGGCAAAACTCTGGCCCTGGTCGGAGAATCCGGCTGTGGCAAGACCACGCTGGGTAAGGGCGTCCTTCGGCTCATTCCGGTGACCAGCGGCACTATCCTCTTTCAGGGGATCGATCTCAGGACCTTGAAACCGGCCGGGATGCGGCCCTTGCGTCGCGAGTTGCAGATTATCTTCCAGGACCCTTACGGGTCTCTCAATCCCCGCATGCGGATTATGGAAATCATCGAGGAGGGTATGGCGGCCCTGGGCATCGGCTCCGGAACCGAGGACCGGATGGCCCGCATAGGCCACCTTCTGGAAGAAGTCGGGTTGCCGGCCGGGATCCATTACCGCTATCCCCATGAATTTTCCGGAGGGCAGCGCCAGCGCATCGCTATCGCCAGGGCCCTTTCCGTAAATCCAAAGTTGATTGTCTGCGACGAACCCACCAGCGCCCTGGATATTTCTGTCCAGGCCCAAATCCTCAACCTGCTCAAGGAACTCCAGGACGGACACGGCCTCTCTTATCTCTTTATCACGCACAATATCTCCGTGGTTGAGTTTCTGGCCCACGAAGTGGCGGTTATGTACCTGGGCCGGATTGTCGAACAAGGGAAGGTTGACGAAGTCCTGGGCAATCCAAGGCATCCTTATACCCGGGCCCTCCTCTCGGCGGTGCCGGTAATCGATCGGGATACGAAACGGGAGGTAATCCGGCTTCAGGGAGACCTGCCTTCACCGGTCAACCCTCCGGCCGGCTGTCATTTTCATCCCCGTTGTACGGAAGCCGGGCCGAAATGCCGGACGGATTATCCAGCCCCAAACAGTTCCAGCCCCACCCATAGTGTTCATTGCCATCTGAATTCCGGCTCCTGA
- a CDS encoding ABC transporter permease, translated as MLHYIVRRILYAIPILIGVNVITFTLFFVVNTPDDMARIHLGVKRVTAQAITKWKQERGYDRPLLFNPAAQGINKVTATIFFEKSVKLFAFKFGRADDGRDIAYEIKNRMGPSLAIALPVFLLGLICYISFALIMAFFRTTYLDLWGVVLCVGLMSISSLFYIIGGQYLLSKLWNLVPISGYGTGWNAVKFLILPVLVGMISGIGASARWYRTIFLEEIGKDYVRTARAKGLSEGRVLFKHVLQNALIPILTGAVVVIPLLFMGSLISESFFGIPGLGSYTIDAINSQDFAVVRAMVFLGSVLYIIGLILTDIAYTLVDPRIRLE; from the coding sequence ATGTTGCATTACATTGTCCGTCGTATCCTTTATGCCATTCCGATCCTGATCGGGGTGAATGTCATTACTTTTACCCTGTTTTTCGTTGTCAATACCCCGGACGACATGGCCCGTATCCATCTCGGGGTCAAACGGGTAACCGCACAAGCCATTACGAAATGGAAACAGGAAAGGGGCTACGACCGGCCCCTTCTATTTAATCCTGCTGCCCAGGGTATCAATAAGGTGACCGCCACCATCTTTTTTGAAAAATCAGTCAAGTTATTCGCTTTCAAGTTCGGCCGTGCCGATGACGGCCGGGACATCGCCTACGAGATCAAAAACCGTATGGGCCCGAGCCTGGCCATAGCCCTGCCGGTGTTCCTCCTGGGTCTTATCTGTTATATTTCTTTTGCCCTGATAATGGCCTTCTTTCGCACCACCTATCTGGATCTATGGGGCGTGGTATTGTGCGTCGGGCTCATGTCCATTTCGAGCTTGTTTTATATCATCGGCGGTCAGTATTTGCTCAGTAAACTTTGGAACCTGGTGCCTATTTCGGGATACGGAACGGGATGGAACGCCGTCAAGTTCCTGATATTGCCCGTGCTGGTGGGAATGATCAGCGGAATCGGAGCCAGCGCCCGCTGGTACCGCACCATCTTTCTGGAAGAAATCGGTAAAGACTATGTGCGCACGGCCCGAGCCAAGGGTTTATCCGAGGGACGGGTACTGTTCAAACATGTCCTCCAGAATGCCTTGATCCCCATCCTTACCGGGGCGGTGGTGGTCATTCCGCTGCTTTTTATGGGCAGCCTGATCAGCGAGTCCTTTTTTGGCATACCGGGACTCGGCAGCTATACCATCGACGCTATCAACTCACAGGATTTTGCCGTGGTCAGGGCTATGGTTTTTCTGGGTTCGGTGCTCTACATCATCGGCCTCATCCTGACTGATATTGCCTACACCCTGGTGGATCCGCGGATCAGGCTGGAATGA
- a CDS encoding ABC transporter substrate-binding protein: MTLFWAAVLLGGCGVWNNPYPAQDRGGNILYSAFSERPKHLDPVQSYSENESTFTAQIYEPPLQYHYFKRPYTLIPATAQEVPRPQFFDAAGRPLPDDAEAGLVAYSLYKISIRPGIHYQPHPAFARDHQGRLLFHNLDPGFMASIRRLSDFKQQGTRELIAADYVYQIKRLAHPRLHSPIFGLMMDYIVGLKEFAAVLRKADQELVHNGRGEVYLDLNRFPLAGVQVLDRYTYQVKLKGKYPQFIYWLAMSFFAPIPEEVARFYSQPGMAEKNFSLDWYPVGTGPYMLTENNPNRQMVLERNPFFHGETYPAEGELGDREAGFFADAGKPLPFIDKVVFSLEKEGIPYWNKFLQGYYDASGISSDSFDQAVQTTSTGDIAITEGMRRKGIRLMTSVAPSDIYMGFNMLDPVVGGNSERARKLRQAISIAVDYEEFISIFANGRGIAAQGPIPPEIFGNRSGKEGINPYIYDWANGGAKRKSLEEAQKLLTEAGYPNGVETETGKPLVLNLDVTARGPDDKARLDWIRKQFQKLNLQLVIRATDYNRFQDKIRKGNAQIFNWGWNADYPDPENFLFLLYGPQGKVKTDGENAANYADPEYDRLFEKMKNMENGPKRQAIIDRMVEIVRRNAPWLWGFHPKEYTLVHSWVFNPKPNQMARNGLKYQRIDAGLRERKRAEWNRPVIWPIFLILSLLAASALPAILSFRRRENRKAI, encoded by the coding sequence ATGACCCTTTTTTGGGCTGCCGTGCTGCTTGGCGGCTGCGGTGTCTGGAACAATCCCTATCCGGCCCAGGATCGGGGAGGCAATATCCTCTATTCGGCTTTTTCCGAACGCCCCAAGCATCTTGACCCGGTTCAGTCCTACAGCGAAAATGAATCCACTTTTACCGCCCAGATCTATGAACCTCCCCTGCAATACCATTATTTTAAACGGCCATACACCCTCATACCGGCCACGGCCCAGGAAGTCCCCCGGCCTCAATTTTTTGATGCCGCCGGACGTCCTCTGCCTGACGATGCCGAGGCCGGCCTGGTGGCTTACAGCCTGTATAAGATCAGTATCCGCCCGGGTATTCACTATCAACCGCATCCCGCCTTTGCCAGAGACCACCAGGGCCGTCTGCTCTTTCATAACCTCGATCCTGGTTTTATGGCCTCCATCCGCCGCCTTTCGGATTTTAAACAGCAGGGAACCCGCGAGCTTATCGCCGCGGATTATGTTTACCAGATCAAGCGCCTGGCTCACCCGAGACTGCATTCCCCGATCTTCGGTCTGATGATGGATTATATCGTCGGGCTCAAAGAATTCGCGGCGGTTCTGAGGAAAGCCGACCAGGAACTGGTCCATAACGGTCGCGGTGAAGTCTATTTGGACCTTAACCGGTTTCCCCTGGCCGGGGTCCAGGTCCTGGACCGGTATACTTACCAGGTGAAACTCAAAGGGAAGTACCCGCAGTTTATTTACTGGCTGGCCATGTCTTTTTTTGCACCGATACCGGAAGAAGTGGCCCGTTTCTATTCCCAACCCGGGATGGCGGAGAAAAATTTTTCTTTGGACTGGTACCCGGTAGGCACCGGACCTTATATGTTGACGGAGAACAATCCCAACCGTCAAATGGTGCTGGAGCGTAACCCCTTTTTTCATGGAGAGACCTATCCGGCCGAAGGAGAACTCGGGGACCGGGAGGCCGGGTTTTTTGCAGATGCCGGGAAACCCTTGCCTTTTATTGATAAGGTCGTCTTCAGCCTGGAAAAAGAGGGAATACCTTATTGGAACAAGTTTCTTCAGGGGTATTACGACGCTTCCGGAATCAGCTCCGATAGTTTCGATCAGGCCGTACAAACTACCAGTACCGGAGATATTGCCATCACAGAGGGCATGCGGCGGAAAGGTATCCGCCTCATGACTTCGGTGGCCCCCAGTGACATCTACATGGGGTTCAATATGCTGGACCCGGTGGTTGGCGGAAATTCGGAGCGGGCCCGCAAACTTCGCCAGGCCATTTCCATCGCAGTGGACTACGAAGAGTTCATCAGCATTTTTGCCAACGGCCGGGGTATTGCGGCTCAAGGTCCGATTCCTCCTGAAATCTTTGGTAACCGTTCCGGGAAGGAAGGAATCAACCCTTATATTTATGATTGGGCAAATGGCGGCGCTAAGCGAAAATCCCTTGAGGAAGCCCAAAAATTGCTGACAGAAGCCGGTTATCCCAATGGGGTTGAAACGGAAACCGGCAAGCCTTTGGTGCTCAACCTCGATGTCACAGCCCGGGGGCCGGATGACAAGGCGCGTCTCGACTGGATCCGCAAGCAGTTCCAAAAGCTTAACCTGCAATTAGTGATCCGGGCCACCGACTATAACCGTTTCCAGGACAAGATTAGAAAGGGTAATGCCCAGATCTTCAATTGGGGCTGGAATGCCGATTATCCCGACCCGGAAAATTTCCTCTTCCTTTTATATGGGCCCCAGGGGAAAGTAAAAACGGACGGGGAAAATGCGGCTAACTACGCCGATCCCGAGTATGACCGGTTGTTCGAAAAGATGAAAAACATGGAAAACGGGCCGAAGCGACAGGCCATTATCGACCGTATGGTAGAGATTGTCCGCCGCAACGCCCCCTGGCTTTGGGGGTTCCACCCCAAAGAGTATACCCTGGTCCATTCCTGGGTTTTCAATCCGAAACCGAACCAGATGGCACGTAATGGGCTGAAGTACCAGCGCATCGATGCCGGGCTTCGGGAACGGAAACGGGCCGAATGGAACCGCCCGGTGATCTGGCCGATATTTCTGATCCTGTCCCTCTTGGCCGCGAGCGCCTTGCCGGCCATTTTGTCCTTTCGACGCCGGGAGAATAGGAAGGCCATCTGA